CATGCGTAGATGGTCTCAGGTGCGACGCGACCTCGCCTAGCCGGTTGCCTCGCGGATGTACTCGCCGATCTGCCGCAGCGACCGCTGGGCCTCGGGGATGACCGGCGCAGCCAGTTGGAAGTCGTGAATCTGGCCGGGCCAGACCCGCACCTCGGTCGGCACGCCGGCCTGGGCGAGTGCGTTGGCGGCCAGCCGGGCGTCGTTCAACAGCACCTCGGAGCCGGACACGTGGATCAGGGTCCGCGGCAGTCCGGGTTCGACGTGATCCAGCGGCTCGTACAGCTTTTCGGGCTTGCCGTCGACGACATGCTTGCGGGCCGCCTTGGCCACCAAGGTGAACAACGCGTCAAAGGCCTTGGCGGGGAACATCGCATCGGTCTTGATGTTCGGGTGCGTCTGCTTGGGCTCCTTGGCCAGCTGCAGCAGCGGCGATATCGCCACCAGCGCCGCGATGTCCTCGTGCGCCTGCTGAAGTCGTTGCGCCAGGGCAAGAGCCAGGTATCCACCGGCGGAGTCGCCGGCCACCACGATCTGGTCCGGCTCGTATCCGCGCAGCCGAAGCCACCGGTAGGCGTCGTGACAGTCGTCGAGCGCCTGCCCGACGGAGTGCTTCGGGATCAGCCGGTAATTGACCACCAGGATCGGCGCATCGGCAAACTTGGAGAGCGCGTTGACAATTCGGCCGTGCGAGTTGACCCCACACGTCAGGAACGCACCGCCGTGCAGATACAGCACCACGCGCCGTTTGCCGTCGGCCGGCAGCACCCCGGGGGCGCGCACCAGCTGCGCGTTGCAGTGCGGCAACTCAACGGTTTTCCGGACGGTTCCCGGTCCGGGCAGTAACGCCCGGCAGGCGAAGTCGATGATGCCGAACGGGAACGGCACGAACGGGATGTAACTGACCACACCCAGGGCCGGACGGATGGTCAGCTTGCAGGCCAGGGCGGCCACCATGCCGGGGAGACTGGGCCCACTCTCGATTACTTCGACGGGTTTGCCGTCGGTGAGGGGAAACCTCCGGGCCCGCAACACGTCACGGGCACGAACGGGGGTCCGGGGCGAGCCTGAGACCTTGCTCGGTGCGGTCATGTTCAACACTCCTACGCCGTTGTAGTGCATGTCGACGAGGTCTCATGATGCTGAGCCAACGACCTCGAGAACTTAGCTTGACACTTTAAAGAACTTCAACAATCAAAGAGTCTGATTCGATGCCGAGATTGCCCCGACCCGTGACGTCCCAAACGGAGGGGCAGCCGACCGTCATCAAATCGACACTTAAACTGGACGCGTGGTACGACGCGCGCCGCGGGGTTCGATGGTCGCGCTGGCCGCAGCGGGTGCGCTGGCTTCAACCGGCACCGCCTATGTGGGGGCGCGCAATCTGCTGATCGGGCAGGCGGCGAAGGCGCGCAGCGTCATCCCCAAATCCTGGGACGTCCCGCCCCGCGCCGATGGTGTGTACTCCCCCGGCGGCGGCCCTGTCGACCGCTGGCAGCGCGGCATGGATTTCGACCTGCATCTGATGATCTTCGGCGACTCCACCGCGACCGGGTATGGCTGTCGCAGCGCCGACGAAGTGCCCGGCGTCTTGATTGCCCGCGGGCTGGCCGAACAGAGCGGCAAGCGAATCCGGTTGAGCACCAAGGCAATTGTCGGTGCCACCTCCAAGGGTTTGTCCGGACAAGTCGACGCGATGTTCGTGGCCGGGCCACCCCCCGACGCCGCGGTGATCCTGATCGGCGCCAACGACGTCACCGCGCTCAACGGCATCGGCGCCTCCGCCCGACGGCTCGGTGCCGCCGTCCGCCGACTGTGCGCCAGCGGCGCCGAGGTCGTGGTCGCTACCTGCCCGGATTTCGGTGTGGTCAAGGCGATTCCGCAACCGCTGCGCTGGACGGTGCGCACCCTCGGCCTGCGGCTGGCCCGCGCTCAGTCCGGCGCGGTGCGGTCCGCCGGCGGCGTGCCGGTGCCGCTGGCGTCGCTGGTCAACGACCAGTTCAAGCATTCGTCGCACTTGATGCTGTCCGACGACCAGTTCCACCCCTCGGCCGCGGGCTACGCCCTGGCGGCCAGCCAGCTGCTGCCGGCGCTGTGCCACGCGCTGGGAGACTGGGCCGGCGCCCCGGTGCCCGCACTGCCGTCGGCGACGGCCACCGAAGCCGGCCCCGGCTACTCGATGCTCCGGCTGCTGTCGCGGCTGTGGCGGCGGCCGACCACCGGCGTGCCCGCGCCGATCGTCGCTCCCGCCTCCGGCTAGGCCGTTTAACGTCGTGCGGGCTCTCGGGGCTAGATTCGGGGCCAGACCTGATCCTCGTAGATGGAGCCGTCATGCCGGAAGCCGTCATTGTCTCAACTGCCCGCTCGCCCATCGGGCGCGCGATGAAGGGGTCGCTGGTCAACATGCGGCCCGACGACCTGGCCGCGCAGATGGTGCGCGCCGCCCTGGACAAGGTGCCGGGGCTCAACCCGCACCAGATCGACGACCTGATCCTGGGCTGCGGTCAGCCGGCCGGCGAGGCCGGTTACAACCTGGCCCGCGCGGTCGCCGTCGAACTGGGCTACGACTTCCTGCCCGGCACCACCGTCAACCGGTACTGCTCGTCGTCGCTGCAGACCACCCGGATGGCCTTCCACGCGATCAAGGCCGGGGAGGGCGACGCGTTCATCTCCGCCGGCGTCGAGACCGTGTCGCGGTTCGTCAAGGGCAGCTCCGACTCGTGGCCGGACACCAAGAACCCGCTGTTCGACGAGGCGCAAGAGCGTTCGGTCGCGGCGGCCGCCGGTGCCGACGAGTGGCATGACCCCCGCACCGACGGCCACATCCCGGACGTCTACATCGCGATGGGCCAGACCGCGGAGAACGTCGCGCTGCTGACCGGCGTCAGCCGCGAGGACCAGGACCACTGGGGTGTGCGCAGCCAGAACCGCGCCGAGGAGGCCATCAAGAGCGGCTTCTTCGACCGCGAGATCGTCCCCGTGACGCTGCCCGACGGCAGCACGGTCAGCAAGGATGACGGCCCGCGGGCCGGCACCACCTACGAGAAGATCAGCGAGCTCAAGCCGGTCTTCCGGCCCAACGGCACGGTCACCGCGGGTAACGCCTGCCCCCTGAACGACGGCGCCGCCGCGGTGGTCATCACCAGCGACACCAAGGCCAAGGAGCTTGGCCTCAAGCCGCTGGCCCGCATCGTCGCCACCGGCGTCAGCGGCCTGTCGCCGGAGATCATGGGACTGGGGCCGATCGAGGCGAGCAAGCAGGCGCTGGCCCGGGCCGGCATGTCGGTCAAGGACATCGACCTGTTCGAAATCAACGAGGCGTTCGCCGTCCAGGTACTCGGCTCGGCTCGCGAGTTGGGTATCGATGAGGACAAGCTGAACGTGTCCGGCGGCGCGATCGCCCTGGGCCACCCGTTCGGCATGACCGGCGCGCGCATCACCACCACGCTGCTGAACAACCTGGAGACCTACGACAAGCAGTACGGCCTGGAGACCATGTGCGTCGGTGGCGGCCAGGGCATGGCGCTGATCATCGAGCGGCTGAACTAGCTCCTCGGCGTTGACTCTGCGTCCACGGCGCAGAAGTGTGAGTGGGGTGCGCCCTCAGCGCAGACTCAACGCATCCCAGGCGCGTTGGACCCGGCGGACGACGTCGGACGCCCGGTGCCGTGACACCACCCTGACGACGGTCCAGTCGATGCCTGCCAGGTACTCCTGCCGTGTCACGTCCTTTTCGTACTGCCACGCATCGGTCCAGTGCTGCCCACCGTCGTACTCCACGGCGAGTTTGATGTCCTCCCAGCCCATGTCGAGGAAGTAGCGCGGAAAGCCGTCCGCGCCCGGAACGGCGATCTGGGTCTGCGGCCTGGGGAAGCCTGCGCTGATCAACAACAACCGCAGCCACGTCTCCTTCGGCGACTGGGCTCCCGCGTCGAGGAGATCCAGCGCCCTCGCGAGTCGACCGAGACCGCGCGTGTGGCGATGACGCGCGGCCAGCTCCTGGACATCGCGGACCTTGAAATCGGTCGCCGCGGCCAGTGCGTCGAGGGACGCGACGGCGCGGCCCAGACTCTCCCGGCGGCCGATGTCGAAGGCGGTGCGTTCCGGTGTCGTGACGAGCAGTCCGTCGCGGCATTCGAATTCGTTGTCACACAGACGATCGTGACGCGTCAGGACCCCTCGCGGCGCTCGGGCGTTGCGCCAGATCAACTCGACCAGGACACCGTCGTCGACCCACTTGCTCCCATGGATCGCGGCGGCGGCCGAACCGGCGACCACTCCCTGCCGCCTCGACCACAGCCAGGCGGCCGTCGTGCGCTCCTGCAGCGTTGGCGATACCCGCTTGTCGAGGTAGACCCCGGGCAGCAGCGCGCGGTAGTAGCGGCGCAGCTCGTACCGACTCAGGTCACCGGCGGCGAGCGCCTCGCTGCCGATGAACGGCCCCCTGCCCTGATCCATGCGGGCATGCTGCCGGGGCACACCGACAACGGCGTTGACTCTGCGTCCACGGCGCAGAAGTGCGAGTGGGGTGCGCCCTCAGCGCAGAGTCAACGCATCAAAAAAGCCGGCACGCACGCGTGCCGGCTTTTTTGGTTGGTCTACAGCTAATCGTTTTGCAGATAGCTGAGCAGACGCAGGATCTCGATGTAGAGCCAGACCAGGGTGACGGTCAGGCCCAGCGCGATGCCCCATGCCGCCTTCTCCGGGGCGCCGGCGCGGATCATCTGATCGGCGGCGTCGAAGTCGATCAGGAAGCTGAACGCCGCGAGGCCGATGCAGACCAGCGAGAAGATGATCGCCAACGGGCCGCCGCTGCGCAGGCCCATGCCCTCGCCGTGGCCGACGCCGAACATGCCTAGCACCAGGTTGCCCAGCATCAGGGCC
The sequence above is a segment of the Candidatus Mycobacterium wuenschmannii genome. Coding sequences within it:
- a CDS encoding SGNH/GDSL hydrolase family protein, translated to MVALAAAGALASTGTAYVGARNLLIGQAAKARSVIPKSWDVPPRADGVYSPGGGPVDRWQRGMDFDLHLMIFGDSTATGYGCRSADEVPGVLIARGLAEQSGKRIRLSTKAIVGATSKGLSGQVDAMFVAGPPPDAAVILIGANDVTALNGIGASARRLGAAVRRLCASGAEVVVATCPDFGVVKAIPQPLRWTVRTLGLRLARAQSGAVRSAGGVPVPLASLVNDQFKHSSHLMLSDDQFHPSAAGYALAASQLLPALCHALGDWAGAPVPALPSATATEAGPGYSMLRLLSRLWRRPTTGVPAPIVAPASG
- a CDS encoding acetyl-CoA C-acetyltransferase, producing the protein MPEAVIVSTARSPIGRAMKGSLVNMRPDDLAAQMVRAALDKVPGLNPHQIDDLILGCGQPAGEAGYNLARAVAVELGYDFLPGTTVNRYCSSSLQTTRMAFHAIKAGEGDAFISAGVETVSRFVKGSSDSWPDTKNPLFDEAQERSVAAAAGADEWHDPRTDGHIPDVYIAMGQTAENVALLTGVSREDQDHWGVRSQNRAEEAIKSGFFDREIVPVTLPDGSTVSKDDGPRAGTTYEKISELKPVFRPNGTVTAGNACPLNDGAAAVVITSDTKAKELGLKPLARIVATGVSGLSPEIMGLGPIEASKQALARAGMSVKDIDLFEINEAFAVQVLGSARELGIDEDKLNVSGGAIALGHPFGMTGARITTTLLNNLETYDKQYGLETMCVGGGQGMALIIERLN
- a CDS encoding DUF559 domain-containing protein: MDQGRGPFIGSEALAAGDLSRYELRRYYRALLPGVYLDKRVSPTLQERTTAAWLWSRRQGVVAGSAAAAIHGSKWVDDGVLVELIWRNARAPRGVLTRHDRLCDNEFECRDGLLVTTPERTAFDIGRRESLGRAVASLDALAAATDFKVRDVQELAARHRHTRGLGRLARALDLLDAGAQSPKETWLRLLLISAGFPRPQTQIAVPGADGFPRYFLDMGWEDIKLAVEYDGGQHWTDAWQYEKDVTRQEYLAGIDWTVVRVVSRHRASDVVRRVQRAWDALSLR
- a CDS encoding alpha/beta hydrolase produces the protein MTAPSKVSGSPRTPVRARDVLRARRFPLTDGKPVEVIESGPSLPGMVAALACKLTIRPALGVVSYIPFVPFPFGIIDFACRALLPGPGTVRKTVELPHCNAQLVRAPGVLPADGKRRVVLYLHGGAFLTCGVNSHGRIVNALSKFADAPILVVNYRLIPKHSVGQALDDCHDAYRWLRLRGYEPDQIVVAGDSAGGYLALALAQRLQQAHEDIAALVAISPLLQLAKEPKQTHPNIKTDAMFPAKAFDALFTLVAKAARKHVVDGKPEKLYEPLDHVEPGLPRTLIHVSGSEVLLNDARLAANALAQAGVPTEVRVWPGQIHDFQLAAPVIPEAQRSLRQIGEYIREATG